A single window of Podarcis raffonei isolate rPodRaf1 chromosome 9, rPodRaf1.pri, whole genome shotgun sequence DNA harbors:
- the NPFFR2 gene encoding neuropeptide FF receptor 2, with protein sequence MGKNLDSSPSVSGPPVRNCSGHISSCNMETNISYVGFYLHQPLVAAVFIISYLLIFLLCMIGNGVVCFIVLRSKHMRTVTNLFILNLAVSDLLVGIFCMPTTLVDNIISGWPFGNIACKMNGMVQGISVSASVFTLVAIAVDRFRSIVYPFKQKLTIWTAVVIIVVIWVLAIAIMCPSAVMLKVEESRHFRVLLGYGNRTSPIYWCREDWPNQDMRKIYTTVLFANIYLAPLSLIVIMYARIGITLFNTSLPASGKQGQERHSVCRKKLKVIKMLIIVALLFILSWLPLWTLAMLSDYADLNEEQLQVINIYIYPFAHWLAFFNSSINPIIYGFFNENFRRGFQAVFRLQLCSGDGMPRETYSQRGQSNAILPAADPQEPEHSLTSAMMGKSTQKGNWMDKTQVLMMENLEQVSNNNGVKQDLL encoded by the exons ATGGGCAAGAACCTGGACTCCAGTCCGTCTGTCAGCGGACCTCCCGTGAGAAATTGCAGTGGACATATAAGCAGCTGCAACATGGAGACCAACATTTCCTATGTGGGTTTCTACCTCCATCAGCCACTCGTGGCTGCAGTCTTCATCATCTCCTACCTTCTCATCTTCCTCCTGTGCATGATTGGCAATGGAGTGGTGTGTTTCATCGTGCTGAGGAGCAAACATATGCGCACTGTCACCAACCTCTTCATCCTGAACCTCGCTGTCAGTGACCTGCTGGTGGGGATATTTTGCATGCCCACTACCTTAGTGGATAACATCATATCAG GATGGCCCTTTGGGAATATTGCCTGCAAGATGAACGGAATGGTCCAGGGAATAtctgtctcagcttctgtctTCACTTTAGTGGCAATTGCAGTCGACAG GTTCCGCTCCATTGTTTACCCTTTCAAGCAGAAGCTCACCATCTGGACAGCGGTTGTCATCATAGTTGTCATCTGGGTCCTGGCCATTGCCATCATGTGCCCGTCTGCCGTGATGTTGAAGGTGGAAGAATCCCGGCATTTCCGAGTGTTGCTCGGTTACGGCAACAGAACCAGCCCCATATACTGGTGCCGGGAGGACTGGCCGAACCAGGACATGAGGAAGATCTATACAACCGTGCTCTTTGCCAACATCTACCTGGCCCCTCTGTCCCTCATTGTCATCATGTATGCCCGGATTGGGATCACGCTCTTCAACACCTCGTTGCCTGCCTCTGGGAAGCAGGGCCAGGAGCGCCACTCTGTCTGCAGGAAGAAGCTGAAGGTCATCAAGATGCTCATCATCGTGGCATTGCTTTTCATCCTCTCCTGGCTGCCCTTGTGGACCTTGGCGATGCTCTCCGACTACGCTGACCTGAACGAGGAACAGCTGCAGGTCATCAACATCTACATCTACCCATTCGCTCACTGGCTGGCCTTCTTCAACAGTAGCATCAACCCCATCATCTATGGCTTTTTCAACGAGAACTTCCGGCGAGGCTTCCAGGCAGTTTTCCGGCTTCAGCTCTGCTCTGGGGATGGGATGCCCAGGGAAACCTACTCCCAGCGTGGACAGAGCAATGCCATTTTGCCAGCAGCTGATCCGCAGGAGCCGGAGCATAGCCTTACATCAGCGATGATGGGGAAGTCAACTCAGAAAGGGAACTGGATGGACAAGACGCAGGTTTTGATGATGGAGAACCTCGAACAGGTTTCCAACAACAATGGTGTTAAGCAGGACCTGCTATAA